In Eucalyptus grandis isolate ANBG69807.140 chromosome 4, ASM1654582v1, whole genome shotgun sequence, the following proteins share a genomic window:
- the LOC120292468 gene encoding uncharacterized protein LOC120292468: protein MVVRVLNPIFRKKPFIFFEFWMMHPAFTSIVRQVWESPVVGHPMFILMCKLKMLKWHLKELNREAYSDIFERTAAAREALRVTQLGLQQDPGSITLAELEKSWHRQFVELRSQEESFYEHKSRVRWLQQGDRNTKFFHHSVKRRQLRNKILSVKDPTDSLISDPALVPPVFVSYFSNLLMPQTALSKPSLLELKVFIRRCLFVDQVGVLSCPILTPRSAILFFLWPVIKPLDQMVLQLNSIRAIGIWWGLWPIACYNTIYKIITKILANRLAIVLNDLISPPQNAFVKSRRITDNILLAQELFAGFHLDPYFPKCAIKVDFQKT, encoded by the exons ATGGTTGTTAGAGTTCTTAACCCGATTTTTAGAAAAAAGCCTTTTATATTCTTTGAGTTCTGGATGATGCACCCTGCTTTTACTTCCATTGTTCGGCAAGTTTGGGAAAGCCCGGTGGTGGGGCATCCCATGTTTATACTTATGTGCAAgttaaaaatgttgaaatggCATCTCAAAGAGCTCAATAGAGAGGCTTATTCTGATATCTTTGAGAGAACTGCTGCTGCTCGAGAGGCCCTTCGAGTTACACAGCTTGGCCTTCAGCAAGACCCAGGTAGTATCACCCTTGCTGAGTTGGAGAAATCTTGGCACCGTCAGTTTGTGGAGTTACGTTCTCAGGAGGAGTCTTTTTACGAACATAAATCAAGAGTGAGATGGCTCCAGCAAGGTGATCGAAACACcaaattttttcatcattcgGTTAAAAGAAGGCAACTCAGAAACAAAATTCTTTCGGTGAAGGATCCCACTGATTCTCTCATATCAGACCCTGCCTTGGTGCCTCCTGTTTTTGTTTCCTATTTCAGCAACCTCTTGATGCCTCAAACTGCCCTCTCAAAGCCTTCGTTGCTGGAGCTGAAGGTGTTCATTCGACGGTGTCTTTTTGTCGACCAGGTTGGTGTTCTTTCTTGCCCAATATTGACACCAAGATCCGCGATACTGTTTTTTCTTTGGCCCGTGATAAAGCCCCTGGACCAAATGGTTTTACAACTGAATTCTATAAGAGCAATTGGGATTTGGTGGGGCCTCTG GCCTATAGCTTGTTATAACACCATATATAAGATCATCACTAAGATATTGGCCAATCGCCTTGCTATTGTATTGAATGACCTGATAAGCCCTCCTCAGAATGCCTTTGTGAAAAGTAGGAGAATCACGGATAATATTCTCCTAGCTCAGGAGCTATTTGCAGGTTTCCACCTCGACCCTTATTTTCCCAAATGTGCAATTAAGGTGGACTTCCAAAAGACATGA